One genomic region from Syngnathus typhle isolate RoL2023-S1 ecotype Sweden linkage group LG17, RoL_Styp_1.0, whole genome shotgun sequence encodes:
- the LOC133170769 gene encoding piggyBac transposable element-derived protein 3-like, protein MGTKSAMEVFDAIEDEDAVVDKIFIAPPVVSFESDEDTGEEDCGGTVNNLSGRQLSAPAVVVLADGRVIGDDDDGDTEEEEEPQQASSSKKRSQKDALDYNWTNSKTRLTKFPDARPLAVPTILVGKSAVQKLEFFLSDLYPHLLRETIKYAAVTDSNFQLTIGELKRVVGILLLSGYHQLPSRRHYWNTDEDLHCALVAGAISRNRFEEIIRYIHCADNTRQNSSDRMTKLRPMMDILNARFGEAYPMDCNLDLDEAMIEYFGRHGCKQAIRNKPVRFGYKAWCLNSGTNGFLLHFDIYQGASGDASEVERKFGKGGGTLLRLLDNLPDAVRALPLRIYIDNYFTGLPLVAELRRRGYACTGTIRENRIPRSCPITDQKAMKRKPRGAVSVVYDTANKIALTRWKDNAVVTIASTLAAEHPLQKVSRWSRQEKKKVAVDQPFVVQLYNRSMGGTDRADQSIELYRINMRRKKWWWPIFTWMLDAAVFNAWVLHRLDEHGGMSLLEFRREVARTLVAAPGATRARRSGRPRVCAVADDSRFDTMEHWPEVAAQDRKCALLTCKSRPSSACSKCRVALCTVKCFRAYHQPG, encoded by the coding sequence ATGGGTACAAAGTCGGCGATGGAGGTCTTCGATGCAATCGAAGATGAGGACGCAGTTGTGGATAAAATCTTTATTGCTCCACCCGTGGTCAGTTTCGAGTCTGACGAAGACACGGGCGAGGAAGACTGCGGAGGAACGGTCAATAATCTCTCGGGACGGCAGCTTAGCGCTCCCGCCGTGGTGGTCCTCGCCGACGGACGTGTGAtcggagatgatgatgatggcgacactgaggaagaagaggagcccCAACAGGCCTCCTCCTCAAAGAAACGCTCGCAGAAAGATGCGTTGGACTACAATTGGACCAACAGTAAAACGCGCCTGACAAAATTCCCGGACGCCAGGCCTCTCGCCGTCCCCACAATTTTGGTTGGAAAGAGCGCAGTTCAGAAGCTGGAGTTCTTCCTTTCTGATTTATATCCTCACCTTCTTCGAGAGACCATCAAGTATGCGGCGGTGACTGACTCCAACTTCCAGCTCACCATCGGAGAATTGAAGCGCGTGGTGGGGATCTTGCTGCTGTCGGGTTACCACCAGCTCCCCAGTCGCCGACACTACTGGAACACAGATGAAGATCTCCATTGCGCCCTCGTCGCTGGGGCCATTTCACGCAACAGGTTCGAGGAGATCATCCGCTACATTCACTGTGCCGACAACACGCGCCAGAACAGCAGCGACCGGATGACAAAGCTGCGTCCCATGATGGACATCCTCAACGCTCGGTTCGGGGAGGCGTATCCAATGGACTGCAATCTTGATCTGGACGAGGCAATGATTGAATACTTTGGAAGACATGGATGCAAGCAAGCAATCCGAAACAAGCCGGTGCGATTCGGCTACAAGGCCTGGTGCCTGAACAGTGGGACCAACGGCTTCCTGCTCCACTTCGACATCTACCAGGGGGCGAGTGGAGATGCCTCTGAAGTGGAACGCAAGTTCGGCAAGGGCGGTGGCACGCTCCTTCGACTTCTGGACAACCTCCCCGATGCTGTGCGTGCACTTCCGCTGCGCATCTACATAGACAACTATTTCACCGGCCTCCCGCTAGTTGCAGAGCTGCGCAGGCGGGGCTACGCTTGCACGGGGACGATCCGAGAAAACCGCATCCCGCGCTCTTGCCCGATCACAGATCAGAAGGCTATGAAGAGGAAGCCGCGTGGTGCCGTGTCTGTCGTGTACGACACGGCAAACAAGATTGCGCTCACTCGGTGGAAGGATAACGCCGTGGTCACCATCGCCTCCACCCTCGCCGCTGAGCATCCTCTCCAGAAGGTGTCACGCTGGTCAaggcaggagaagaagaaggtggCAGTGGACCAGCCATTTGTTGTCCAGCTGTACAACCGCAGCATGGGCGGCACGGACCGCGCCGACCAGAGCATCGAGCTCTACCGCATCAACATGCGCCGGAAGAAGTGGTGGTGGCCGATATTCACTTGGATGCTGGACGCGGCCGTCTTCAACGCATGGGTGCTGCACCGGCTGGATGAGCACGGCGGGATGTCTCTGCTGGAGTTCCGACGCGAGGTGGCCCGAACTCTGGTTGCAGCACCAGGCGCCACTCGAGCTCGGAGATCGGGCAGACCGCGCGTGTGCGCAGTTGCCGATGACTCCCGCTTCGACACCATGGAGCACTGGCCGGAAGTGGCGGCGCAAGACCGAAAGTGCGCACTGCTGACTTGCAAGTCGCGTCCGTCCAGTGCGTGCTCCAAGTGCCGCGTGGCACTGTGCACTGTGAAGTGTTTCCGTGCTTACCACCAGCCGGGATAA